The Periplaneta americana isolate PAMFEO1 chromosome 10, P.americana_PAMFEO1_priV1, whole genome shotgun sequence genome includes a window with the following:
- the LOC138708210 gene encoding fez family zinc finger protein erm-like, protein MQPFLPGVMATESSASVATAATAGAAASAATTASERGRANSSSSAARPLTFSIAKIMEPDKRVSEPVLTFPQLPYPVNLDSAFKKYVPAFRPQDLLHQYPLLYYHPNHLLRVSYPASSGVPVGPSPISVPAAESSPAGAKASGQGPVPGAGSEHKTATAAASGSLSPKQQQSQIQQPQQSPDRTAKRTASNVAAAAKQKSFTCPECGKVFNAHYNLTRHMPVHTGARPFVCKICGKGFRQASTLCRHKIIHTAEKPHKCQTCGKAFNRSSTLNTHTRIHAGYKPFICEFCGKGFHQKGNYKNHKLTHSGEKAYKCNICNKAFHQIYNLTFHMHTHNDKKPFTCKICGKGFCRNFDLKKHMRKLHETNTTGNTLVQAPPAPFPSVPPSGSHAFIAPFLLPPPGPAYISKIL, encoded by the coding sequence ATGCAGCCATTTCTGCCCGGGGTTATGGCAACGGAGTCTTCGGCGAGCGTCGCGACGGCTGCTACTGCGGGGGCGGCAGCGTCGGCGGCGACCACGGCGTCGGAGCGAGGACGTGCGAACTCCTCCAGCTCGGCTGCCAGACCGCTCACGTTCTCTATAGCGAAGATCATGGAACCGGACAAGCGGGTGTCAGAGCCGGTGCTAACGTTCCCCCAGCTCCCCTACCCCGTGAATCTGGACTCCGCCTTCAAGAAGTACGTGCCCGCGTTCCGGCCTCAGGACTTGCTCCACCAGTACCCGCTGCTCTATTACCACCCCAACCACCTGCTGAGGGTGTCTTACCCGGCGAGCTCGGGCGTCCCGGTAGGACCCTCGCCGATCTCCGTGCCCGCCGCGGAATCCAGCCCGGCGGGCGCCAAGGCGAGCGGGCAGGGCCCCGTGCCCGGCGCGGGATCCGAACACAAGACCGCGACGGCGGCGGCGTCGGGGTCGCTCTCGCCGAAGCAGCAACAATCGCAAATCCAGCAGCCGCAACAGTCTCCGGACCGGACGGCGAAGAGGACTGCCTCCAATGTGGCGGCGGCGGCCAAGCAGAAGAGCTTCACGTGCCCCGAATGCGGCAAGGTGTTCAACGCGCACTACAACCTCACGAGACACATGCCCGTACACACGGGCGCCCGACCCTTCGTATGTAAGATCTGCGGCAAAGGGTTCAGACAGGCGTCCACGCTCTGTCGGCACAAGATCATTCACACGGCGGAGAAACCGCACAAATGCCAGACGTGCGGCAAGGCGTTCAACAGGAGCTCCACGCTCAACACGCACACGAGGATCCACGCGGGCTATAAGCCGTTCATCTGCGAATTTTGCGGGAAAGGATTCCACCAAAAGGGCAACTACAAGAACCACAAGCTTACCCACAGCGGCGAGAAGGCGTACAAATGCAATATTTGCAACAAGGCATTTCATCAGATATACAATCTCACGTTCCACATGCACACCCACAACGACAAGAAGCCCTTCACGTGCAAGATCTGCGGGAAGGGCTTCTGCAGAAACTTCGATCTCAAGAAACACATGCGGAAACTGCACGAGACCAACACGACGGGCAACACGCTCGTGCAGGCGCCTCCCGCGCCCTTCCCCAGCGTTCCTCCGTCGGGAAGCCACGCGTTCATAGCACCGTTCCTGCTCCCGCCCCCGGGACCGGCCTACATCTCTAAGATATTGTGA